Genomic segment of Streptomyces sp. NA02950:
CTGGAACGACGCCAGCTCGACCACACCGAGCAGCTGGCCCTCGAAGAGCACCGGCAGCACGATCACATGGGCCGGGGCCGCCTCGCCCAGACCCGAAGCGATCTTGAGGTAGCCCGGGGGCACGTTCTCCACCAGGATCGGCCGCTTCTCCTCGGCGACGGTCCCGATGAGGGTCTCGCCCGGCCGGAAGGACGTGGGCATCGACCCGTGGGAGTAGCCGTAACTGCCGATCAGCCGCAGCTCGTAACCCTCGTCGGAGGTACTGTCGGCGACCACCTCGGTGCCGTCGCCGGCCGGCACCGCCAGGAAGAACGCGCCGTGCTGGGCGGAGACCACCGGGGTCAGCTCGCTCATGATCAGCCGGGCGACGTCCTTCAGATCACGCCGTCCCTGCATCAGACCGGAGATCCGGGCCAGGTTGCCCTTCAGCCAGTCCTGCTCCTTGTTGGCGAGGGTGGTCTCGCGCAGGTTGGCGATCATGGTGTTGATGTGGTCCTGGAGGACCTGGATCTCGCCCGAGGCATCCACGTCGATCTTGAGATTGAGATCGCCGCGGGTCACCGCGGTGGCGACCTCGGCGATGGCGCGCACCTGACGGGTCAGGTTGCCGGCCATCTCGTTCACCGACTCGGTCAAATCCTTCCAGGTACCGGCCACGTCCCGGACCCGCGCCTGACCGCCGAGCTGGCCCTCGGTGCCCACCTCACGGGCCACCCGGGTCACCTGGTCGGCGAACGAGGACAGCTGGTCGACCATCGTGTTGATGGTCGTCTTCAGCTCGAGGATCTCGCCCCGCGCCTCGATGTCGATCTTCTTGGTCAGATCGCCCTGGGCGATCGCCGTGGTGACCATGGCGATGTTGCGCACCTGGCCGGTCAGGTTGGACGCCATCGAGTTCACGGACTCGGTGAGGTCCTTCCACGTCCCGGACACGCCGGGCACCCGCGCCTGGCCGCCCAGGATGCCGTCCGTGCCCACCTCGCGCGCCACCCGGGTGACCTCGTCGGCGAACGACGACAGCGTGGTCACCATGGTGTTGACTGTGTCGGCCAGCGCCGCGACCTCGCCGCGCGCCTCGACCGTCACCTTCTTCGTCAGATCGCCGTTGGCGACCGCGGCCGAGACCTGGGAGATGTTCCGCACCTGGATGGTGAGGTTGTTGGCCATCAGGTTGACGTTGTTGCTCAGGTCCTTCCAGATGCCGGTGACGCCCGGCACCCGCGCCTGACCGCCCAACTGCCCCTCCGTGCCCACCTCACGGGCCACCCGGGTGACCTGCTCGGCGAACGACGACAGCTGGTCCACCATCGTGTTCACGGTGGTGACGAGCTCGAGGATCTCGCCCTTGGCGTCAACGGTGATCTTCTTCGACAGATCGCCCTTGGCGACCGCCGTCGTCACCTCGGCGATGGAACGCACCTGCGACGTCAGGTTGTTGGCCATGCCGTTCACGGACTGGGTGAGGTCCTTCCAGGTGCCGGAGACCCCCTGCACCTCGGCCTGGCCGCCCAACTGCCCCTCGGTGCCCACCTCGCGGGCGACGCGGGTGACCTCCTCGGCGAACGAGGACAGCTGGTCCACCATGGTGTTGAGGGTATTCTTCAGCTCCAGGATCTCGCCGCGCGCATCGACGTCGATCTTCTGCGAGAGGTCACCGCGCGCGACCGCGGTCGCGACCTGAGCGATGTTGCGGACCTGGGCGGTCAGATTGCCCGCCATGCCGTTCACCGAGTCGGTCAGATCGCGCCACACGCCCGCCACACCAGGCACCTGCGCCTGGCCGCCCAGACGGCCGTCCGTACCCACCTCGCGGGCGACCCGGGTCACCTGCTCGGCGAAGTCCGAGAGCTGGTCGACCATCGTGTTGATGGTGTTCTTCAGCTCCAGGATCTCGCCCCGCGCGTCCACCTCGATCTTCTGCGACAGATCGCCGCGGGCGACGGCCGTCGTCACCTGGGCGATCCCGCGCACCTGCGAGGTCAGATTCCCCGCCATGGAGTTGACGGAGTCGGTCAGGTCCTTCCAGGTGCCGCTGACGCCGTCCACCCGGGCCTGACCGCCCAGCCGCCCTTCGGTGCCCACGTCCCGCGCCATCCGCGTGACCTGGTCGGCGAAGGACGAGAGCTGGTCCACCATGGTGTTCACGGTGTTCTTCAGCTTGAGCATCTCACCGGAGACATCGACCGTGACCTTCTGCGACAGATCGCCGTTGGCCACCGCCGTGGTCACCTGGGCGATGTTGCGCACCTGTCCGGTGAGGTTGCGGAAGGCGGTGTTCACCGAATCGGTGAGGTCCTTCCACGTCCCCGCCGCGCCCGGCACCTGCGCCTGGCCCCCCAGTTCACCCTCGACACCGATCTCCCGGGCGACTCTGGTCACCTCGGCACCGAAGGACTGGAGCTGGTCGACCATCGTGTTGACGGTGTTCTTCAACTCCAGCATCTCGCCGGCCACGTCCACGGTGACCTTCTGCGACAGATCGCCGTTCGCCACCGCCGTGGTCACCTGAGCGATGTCCCGCACCTGCGCGGTCAGATTGCGGAACGCGGTGTTCACCGAATCGGTGAGGTCCTTCCACGTCCCCGCCGCGCCCGGCACCTGCGCCTGACCGCCGAGCAGGCCCTCGGCCCCGACCTCGCTGGCCACCCGCGTCACCTCGTCTGCGAAGGTGCGCAGCGTTTCGGTCATCGTGTTGATCGTGTCGGCCAGCTGCGCGACTTCGCCGCGTGCGCTCACCGTCACCTTCTGCGACAGATCGCCGTTGGCGACGGCGGTCGTCACCTGGGCGATCCCGCGCACCTGGGCGGTGAGGTTCCCGGCCATCAGGTTGACCGAGTCCGTCAGGTCCTTCCACACCCCCGCGACCCCGGGCACCTTCGCCTGGCCGCCGAGTTCACCCTCGGTACCCACCTCGCGGGCGACTCTCGTCACCTCGGCGGCGAACGAGGACAGCTGGTCCACCATCGTGTTGACGGTGTTCTTCAGCTCGAGCATCTCCCCGGACACATGGACCGTGACCTTCCGGGAGAGATCGCCCTTGGCCACCGCCGTGGTCACCAGCGCGATGTCCCGCACCTGGGCGGTGAGCCGGGAAGCCATCGTGTTGACGGACTCCGTGAGGTCCTTCCACGAGCCGGACATCCCGCGCACCCGGGCCTGACCACCCAGCTTGCCCTCGGTACCGACCTCACTGGCGACTCTGGTCACCTCGTCGGTGAACGCCGAGAGCTGGTCCACCAGCCCGTTGACGGTACGCCCCACCTTCAGGAACTCACCGCGCAACGGATGCGCCGAACCGTCGGCGCCCTGTGCCCGCAGATCCATGCGCTGCTCGAGGTCGCCCTCGGCGACCGCGGACAGCACCCGGCCCACCTCGGACACCGGCCGCACCAGATCGTCCACCAATGCGTTGGACGCGTCAATGGCCGCCGCCCACTGCCCCTCGCAGGCGCCCGTCTCCAGCCGCTCGGTGAGCTTGCCCTCGCGGCCGACCACCCGCCGCACCCGGGTCAGCTCGCCCGTGAGCTGGAGATTGCGGTCCGCGACCTCGTTGAAGACCGCGGCGATCTCGGACATGATCCCTTCGCCCGAGACCGTCAGACGCTTGCGGAAGTTTCCGTCCCGCATCGCCGTCATGGCGGTCAGCAGTCGGTTCAGGGCAGCCGTCTCCACCTCAGTCGTCCCATTGCTGCGGGACCGTCCGCCCTTCGCGCGCGTATTCGTGCCCCGCGCCGCTCCGCCAGACTCCACCGTGTCCCTCCCGCAGGGTCGACCATCCTCGTCGGGTTCTTCTTCCAGCTTGCCCAGTGTTTCACCATGGCCCAACCAGGCCATAACAGTTCGGCAGCATCGCAC
This window contains:
- a CDS encoding HAMP domain-containing protein, whose amino-acid sequence is MESGGAARGTNTRAKGGRSRSNGTTEVETAALNRLLTAMTAMRDGNFRKRLTVSGEGIMSEIAAVFNEVADRNLQLTGELTRVRRVVGREGKLTERLETGACEGQWAAAIDASNALVDDLVRPVSEVGRVLSAVAEGDLEQRMDLRAQGADGSAHPLRGEFLKVGRTVNGLVDQLSAFTDEVTRVASEVGTEGKLGGQARVRGMSGSWKDLTESVNTMASRLTAQVRDIALVTTAVAKGDLSRKVTVHVSGEMLELKNTVNTMVDQLSSFAAEVTRVAREVGTEGELGGQAKVPGVAGVWKDLTDSVNLMAGNLTAQVRGIAQVTTAVANGDLSQKVTVSARGEVAQLADTINTMTETLRTFADEVTRVASEVGAEGLLGGQAQVPGAAGTWKDLTDSVNTAFRNLTAQVRDIAQVTTAVANGDLSQKVTVDVAGEMLELKNTVNTMVDQLQSFGAEVTRVAREIGVEGELGGQAQVPGAAGTWKDLTDSVNTAFRNLTGQVRNIAQVTTAVANGDLSQKVTVDVSGEMLKLKNTVNTMVDQLSSFADQVTRMARDVGTEGRLGGQARVDGVSGTWKDLTDSVNSMAGNLTSQVRGIAQVTTAVARGDLSQKIEVDARGEILELKNTINTMVDQLSDFAEQVTRVAREVGTDGRLGGQAQVPGVAGVWRDLTDSVNGMAGNLTAQVRNIAQVATAVARGDLSQKIDVDARGEILELKNTLNTMVDQLSSFAEEVTRVAREVGTEGQLGGQAEVQGVSGTWKDLTQSVNGMANNLTSQVRSIAEVTTAVAKGDLSKKITVDAKGEILELVTTVNTMVDQLSSFAEQVTRVAREVGTEGQLGGQARVPGVTGIWKDLSNNVNLMANNLTIQVRNISQVSAAVANGDLTKKVTVEARGEVAALADTVNTMVTTLSSFADEVTRVAREVGTDGILGGQARVPGVSGTWKDLTESVNSMASNLTGQVRNIAMVTTAIAQGDLTKKIDIEARGEILELKTTINTMVDQLSSFADQVTRVAREVGTEGQLGGQARVRDVAGTWKDLTESVNEMAGNLTRQVRAIAEVATAVTRGDLNLKIDVDASGEIQVLQDHINTMIANLRETTLANKEQDWLKGNLARISGLMQGRRDLKDVARLIMSELTPVVSAQHGAFFLAVPAGDGTEVVADSTSDEGYELRLIGSYGYSHGSMPTSFRPGETLIGTVAEEKRPILVENVPPGYLKIASGLGEAAPAHVIVLPVLFEGQLLGVVELASFQPFAQIQKDFLNQIAEMIGTSVNTISVNTKTEVLLKQSQELTEQLRERSAELENRQKALQASNAELEEKSDRLARQNRDIEVKNTEIEEARQVLEERAEQLAVSMRYKSEFLANMSHELRTPLNSLLILAKLLADNADGNLSPKQVEFAETIHGAGSDLLQLINDILDLSKVEAGKMDVSPTRIALVQLVDYVEATFRPLTAEKGLDFSVRVSPELPATLHTDEQRLLQVLRNLLSNAVKFTDTGAVELVIRPAGGDVPNAIREQLLEAGALREPDADMIAFSVTDTGIGIAASKMRVIFEAFKQADGTTSRKYGGTGLGLSISREIARLLGGEIHAASEPGRGSTFTLYLPLHPGELPPQGYPQLAPGASASGIAIPGNSASGPRTPAALESGTAGEPAEDATAVERQPVPDASANGGQRASGLFRRRQRTEEEPQRPSAEPQQAQPADRGPGRRGRQSREQAPEPWLLGGQDLVVAEPAGGFHGEKVLIVDDDIRNVFALTSVLEQHGLQVLYAENGREGIEVLEQHDDVVLVLMDIMMPEMDGYATTAAIRRMPQFAGLPIIALTAKAMKGDREKSIEAGASDYVTKPVDTDHLLAVMEQWMSEQ